A stretch of the Arvicola amphibius chromosome 8, mArvAmp1.2, whole genome shotgun sequence genome encodes the following:
- the Adat2 gene encoding tRNA-specific adenosine deaminase 2 isoform X2: MVYNNEVVGKGRNEVNQTKNATRHAEMVAIDQVLDWCHQHSRRPADVFAHTVLYVTVEPCIMCAAALRLMKIPLVVYGCQNERFGGCGSVLNIASADLPNTGRPFQCIPGYRAEEAVELLKTFYKQENPNAPKSKVRKKDCQKS; the protein is encoded by the exons ATGGTCTATAACAATGAAGTcgtggggaagggaagaaatgaagtgaatcaaacaaaaaat GCTACGCGACATGCTGAAATGGTGGCCATTGATCAGGTCCTGGATTGGTGCCATCAACACAGCCGTCGTCCTGCTGACGTGTTTGCACACACCGTGCTGTACGTCACCGTGGAGCCGTGTATCATGTGTGCAGCTGCTCTCCGCCTCATGA AAATCCCGCTGGTCGTCTATGGCTGTCAGAATGAACGGTTTGGTGGTTGTGGTTCCGTCCTAAACATCGCCTCTGCTGACCTACCCAATACTGGGAGACCATTTCAG tgCATCCCCGGATACCGTGCTGAGGAGGCCGTGGAGCTCCTAAAGACCTTctacaaacaagaaaacccaaatg caccaAAATCAAAAGTTCGGAAAAAGGATTGTCAGAAATCCTGA
- the Adat2 gene encoding tRNA-specific adenosine deaminase 2 isoform X1 — MEEKVDSTTAPDGSCVVSAQETEKWMEEAMRMAKEALENTEVPVGCLMVYNNEVVGKGRNEVNQTKNATRHAEMVAIDQVLDWCHQHSRRPADVFAHTVLYVTVEPCIMCAAALRLMKIPLVVYGCQNERFGGCGSVLNIASADLPNTGRPFQCIPGYRAEEAVELLKTFYKQENPNAPKSKVRKKDCQKS, encoded by the exons ATGGAGGAGAAGGTGGACTCCACCACTGCTCCAGACGGCTCGTGCGTGGTGTCGGCACAGGAGACCGAAAAGTGGATGGAGGAGGCAATGCGGATG GCCAAAGAAGCACTTGAAAATACTGAAGTTCCTGTTGGCTGCCTTATGGTCTATAACAATGAAGTcgtggggaagggaagaaatgaagtgaatcaaacaaaaaat GCTACGCGACATGCTGAAATGGTGGCCATTGATCAGGTCCTGGATTGGTGCCATCAACACAGCCGTCGTCCTGCTGACGTGTTTGCACACACCGTGCTGTACGTCACCGTGGAGCCGTGTATCATGTGTGCAGCTGCTCTCCGCCTCATGA AAATCCCGCTGGTCGTCTATGGCTGTCAGAATGAACGGTTTGGTGGTTGTGGTTCCGTCCTAAACATCGCCTCTGCTGACCTACCCAATACTGGGAGACCATTTCAG tgCATCCCCGGATACCGTGCTGAGGAGGCCGTGGAGCTCCTAAAGACCTTctacaaacaagaaaacccaaatg caccaAAATCAAAAGTTCGGAAAAAGGATTGTCAGAAATCCTGA